In Phaeodactylum tricornutum CCAP 1055/1 chromosome 10, whole genome shotgun sequence, a single genomic region encodes these proteins:
- a CDS encoding predicted protein, producing the protein LSTACTAWAPIVGFAGVASAVVFANMGGAYGTAKAGQGLMAMGVHSPDQLMKNIIPIVMAGVLGIYGLIVAVILNGKFTTPEAGTGYATYSQYSAFSHLAAGLCCGLCSLASGLAIGIAADAGTRAVGAQASMAAGDALFVGTVLIQVFASNLGLYGLIASLILTQTDYHCESGNN; encoded by the exons CTTTCTACAGCGTGTACAGCGTGGGCGCCAATTGTAGGTTTTGCGGGTGTCGCATCCGCAGTCGTTTTTGCCA ACATGGGTGGTGCCTACGGAACAGCAAAAGCTGGACAAGGTCTAATGGCAATGGGCGTACACTCTCCCGATCAGCTCATGAAGAACATTATTCCAATTGTCATGGCCGGGGTACTCGGTATTTACGGCCTGATCGTTGCGGTGATTCTCAACGGAAAGTTCACGACACCCGAAGCCGGAACTGGCTACGCCACATACTCCCAATATTCCGCATTCTCTCATTTGGCAGCTGGTCTCTGCTGCGGACTTTGTTCACTGGCTTCCGGTTTGGCCATTGGGATCGCCGCCGACGCCGGTACACGAGCCGTCGGGGCGCaggcttccatggcggc TGGAGACGCCTTGTTTGTGGGAACTGTTCTGATTCAAGTTTTCGCTTCCAACTTGGGTCTCTACGGACTGATTGCTTCCCTTATATTAACACAGACTGACTACCACTGTGAATCCGGGAACAACTGA
- a CDS encoding predicted protein — MNILFSKPDWFRVLLLSALALRCRPVEAVPGQTLVHLVQDTLYNLRNEDNSNLVYSSIVAFLLMVLLQRFYRHRAMLCYGMPVMTHPPQGRPWPFLGHALNFLSYRPWDLLMSWHNLYGPIVCFDLLGSTMFSLASPSLLKLVLQSKIQSVKKDISNTMKHFIVILGTGIVTSENQSWIKQRLKMSHPLRVEVLEMIPRQTLLAVQRWMTKLDAACETQESVEVGSSLRHLTLQVISGTFLSLSAEESDSTFAKMYLPIVDESNLRVWHPYRAYLFMLPVFWKYLWNVHNLNRYVSHLIRVRWLVRQQERINGGSVRTQDILDGVLKAHEKEFPHQMNLPEMAVRQFRDEMKTFMLAGHETSAAMMTWTLYELLANTALMQRVSEEGASLFARNVDWSRAGADELPSNDQLKHLILSEACLRESLRKYSVVPIVARRTVEDLYLEDGKYFIPKGSSFLINIQAIHHDPNLWPNPMRFDPDRFVDGEIVPYTFLPFIAGPRNCLGQHLALLESKMVISLLAQRYIFSLGEGATLEVDDWENDKDPRHRFMVPVVPKEELKVTVQRK; from the exons ATGAACATCCTTTTTTCAAAGCCTGATTGGTTCCGtgtgctgttgctgtcggcACTAGCGCTGAGGTGTCGACCCGTGGAAGCCGTTCCCGGCCAAACCTTGGTGCACCTGGTGCAAGATACGCTCTACAACTTACGGAACGAAGACAATTCCAACCTGGTGTATTCGTCTATCGTTGCATTCTTGTTGATGGTGCTACTGCAGAGATTCTATCGGCACCGGGCTATGCTTTGTTACGGCATGCCGGTTATGACGCACCCTCCGCAGGGACGACCATGGCCATTCCTGGGACACGCTCTAAATTTCCTGAGTTACAGACCATGGGATTTGCTGATGAGCTGGCACAATCTCTACGGCCCAATCGTCTGCTTCGACCTTTTGGGATCAACCATGTTCAGTCTAGCATCGCCCAGTCTCCTCAAGCTAGTGTTGCAGTCCAAAATCCAGTCGGTCAAGAAGGATATAAGCAACACCATGAAGCACTTTATAGTTATTCTTGGCACCGGCATTGTTACTTCCGAAAATCAGTCCTGGATTAAACAACGACTCAAGATGAGCCATCCTCTCCGCGTCGAAGTTCTCGAAATGATCCCCCGTCAAACATTGCTTGCGGTCCAACGCTGGATGACAAAATTGGATGCAGCTTGCGAGACACAGGAATCGGTTGAAGTGGGATCGTCCTTGAGACATTTGACGCTACAGGTTATTTCTGGAACTTTCTTGTCCCTGTCGGCAGAAGAATCCGACTCGACGTTTGCAAAGATGTACCTACCCATCGTTGACGAATCTAATCTGCGGGTTTGGCACCCTTACAGAGCTTACCTCTTTATGCTACCGGTTTTTTGGAAGTACCTGTGGAATGTACATAACTTGAACAGGTACGTGTCGCACTTGATTCGGGTTCGATGGCTGGTTCGTCAACAGGAACGTATCAACGGCGGATCGGTCCGAACCCAGGATATTTTGGACGGCGTCTTGAAGGCACACGAGAAAGAATTTCCGCACCAGATGAACCTACCAGAAATGGCGGTGCGTCAATTTAGAGATGAAATGAAAACTTTTATGTTGGCAGGTCACGAAACTTCCGCAGCTATGATGACATGGACACTGTATGAGCTGCTGGCCAACACGGCATTGATGCAACGGGTTTCTGAGGAAGGCGCGTCCTTGTTTGCGCGGAATGTGGACTGGAGTAGGGCGGGAGCCGATGAATTACCTTCGAACGACCAGTTGAAGCATTTGATACTATCAGAAGCCTGTTTAAGG GAATCTTTGAGAAAATACTCTGTCGTTCCAATCGTTGCGCGACGAACGGTTGAAGACTTATACCTAGAGGACGGCAAGTACTTTATTCCGAAGGGCAGCTCGTTTTTGATCAATATTCAAGCTATTCACCATGATCCAAACCTGTGGCCCAATCCAATGAGATTCGATCCTGATCGATTTGTGGATGGGGAAATTGTCCCATACACTTTTCTTCCTTTTATCGCGGGCCCTCGGAATTGTTTGGGGCAGCATTTGGCACTGCTTGAGAGCAAAATGGTAATTTCGTTGCTCGCGCAACGCTATATTTTCTCGCTCGGAGAAGGCGCTACGTTAGAAGTGGACGACTGGGAAAACGATAAAGACCCTAGGCATCGGTTTATGGTCCCTGTTGTTCCCAAAGAGGAGCTCAAAGTTACCGTTCAAAGGAAGTAA
- a CDS encoding predicted protein, with protein sequence MAGKKGPNAKSVAGKDRKAENEAKKYAEEAKKREAAEAKDWDKGANLKKTEREDAAARKSDEAARRAKEKAELLAQEEAELASGTTTRKASAGVAKKKKKAKNELELLEDALQKAADKKVKKKKAEMIKTKQETDRPKEEPAPMDPLLANTHQMMGGDEAHEVGRRANKARMESEGTSGIEAALKGLNVKVPTSGTLAKSAKALYVEFEERTMPGIKADYPGLRLSQYKEKVWQLWKKSPDNPANQMPLPDATKL encoded by the coding sequence ATGGCCGGGAAAAAAGGACCCAACGCTAAGTCAGTGGCTGGCAAGGATCGAAAGGCGGAGAACGAGGCCAAAAAATacgcggaagaagccaagaaacgCGAAGCCGCCGAGGCCAAGGATTGGGATAAGGGTGCGAACCTCAAAAAAACGGAACGAGAGGATGCAGCTGCTCGAAAATCTGATGAGGCGGCAAGAAGAGCCAAGGAGAAGGCCGAGCTACTCGCTCAAGAAGAGGCCGAGTTGGCTTCTGGTACGACTACCAGAAAAGCATCGGCTGGTGtggcaaagaagaaaaagaaagcgaaaaacGAGCTAGAACTACTTGAAGAtgctttgcaaaaggcgGCTGATAAGAAGGTtaagaagaaaaaggctgaGATGATCAAAACGAAACAGGAGACAGATAGACCAAAGGAAGAGCCTGCCCCCATGGATCCTTTGCTGGCCAACACGCATCAGATGATGGGCGGGGATGAAGCCCACGAAGTAGGACGACGAGCTAACAAGGCCCGTATGGAATCTGAAGGAACAAGCGGCATTGAAGCAGCCCTCAAGGGACTCAACGTGAAAGTGCCGACATCCGGAACTCTCGCCAAATCAGCCAAGGCATTGTACGTCGAGTTTGAGGAGCGAACAATGCCTGGAATCAAGGCGGACTATCCTGGGTTGAGGCTATCGCaatacaaagaaaaagtatgGCAGCTCTGGAAGAAGAGTCCGGATAACCCAGCAAATCAGATGCCTCTACCGGACGCtaccaagttgtag
- a CDS encoding predicted protein, with protein sequence MSSYSMQRPNQELSAEEKEAKRELKKRLKRSVRRRKLEVRLQQAKTRKNKSLEEETRKALDRMDQESRSNGHDFGVGKVSDDPDRQGCGSVFFPAIEQIYHKLLQLVDSEENPSEKKSLQELKRIRNDESKTLLQNMTKGTQERVMFQNYAALRGYTRLKFNERAVLVADSLARVESLAKFSQSDVETSREQTVAGRLWEKLHQIRSLCSIGCGPGCDAVGVAVFLSKLKPRRNLERAVLFDWAMPDWSRIVHPLESLLLPLYIDSLETDSCNVLVDWSNEENEAARRLASDSRARSDQEISVDLFVTSYLLSETRERWHSFYDSLTDRAPAGTLFLFAEPTAWQLHTVIERCEKKMDFVWLDSSMHQPELQLLEGRVGPAVLLGIKRVESDTLPQKDCERFEASTR encoded by the coding sequence ATGTCATCTTATTCTATGCAGCGCCCTAATCAGGAATTGTcggcggaagaaaaagaagccaAGCGTGAGCTAAAAAAACGGCTCAAGCGCTCCGTGCGTCGCCGGAAGCTTGAGGTCCGTCTACAACAAGCCAAAACGAGGAAAAACAAatctttggaagaggagACCAGAAAAGCACTGGATAGAATGGACCAGGAAAGTAGAAGCAATGGACATGATTTTGGGGTAGGAAAGGTTTCCGACGATCCAGATCGTCAAGGGTGCGGATCTGTCTTCTTCCCAGCGATTGAACAGATTTACCACAAACTACTTCAGTTGGTGGACTCGGAGGAAAACCCCAGCGAAAAAAAGTCATTGCAAGAGCTTAAAAGAATTCGGAACGACGAGTCTAAAACTCTGCTGCAAAACATGACTAAAGGAACTCAAGAACGAGTCATGTTTCAGAACTATGCTGCCTTACGAGGATATACGAGACTGAAATTCAACGAAAGAGCTGTGTTGGTTGCAGATTCGCTGGCGAGAGTTGAAAGTCTAGCGAAGTTTTCGCAGTCCGACGTTGAGACCTCAAGGGAACAGACTGTGGCTGGAAGACTTTGGGAGAAGCTGCACCAGATTCGGTCCCTTTGTAGCATAGGATGCGGCCCAGGGTGTGACGCCGTCGGAGTAGCTGTGTTTCTATCCAAACTCAAGCCTCGAAGGAACTTGGAGCGAGCTGTTTTGTTCGACTGGGCGATGCCAGATTGGAGTCGTATTGTACACCCTCTCGAGTCGTTGTTGCTTCCGTTGTACATAGATAGCTTAGAAACTGATTCTTGCAACGTCCTGGTCGATTGGTCTAATGAAGAGAACGAAGCTGCTAGGAGACTTGCCAGCGATAGTCGAGCTAGGTCTGATCAGGAGATATCAGTCGACTTGTTTGTCACTTCGTACCTTCTGTCCGAAACCAGGGAGAGGTGGCATTCCTTCTATGATAGTCTTACCGATAGGGCACCAGCTGGTACCCTTTTCCTGTTCGCGGAGCCAACAGCCTGGCAGCTACATACCGTGATTGAACGATGTGAGAAAAAGATGGACTTTGTATGGCTTGATTCTTCCATGCATCAGCCAGAACTGCAATTGTTGGAAGGTCGCGTTGGTCCTGCTGTTCTACTTGGTATCAAGCGAGTGGAAAGCGATACACTTCCGCAAAAAGATTGTGAACGCTTTGAAGCTTCTACTAGGTAG
- a CDS encoding predicted protein: protein MWKLFCAVAVFVGVIAVRVNGQQCTLCADGSASNPNGTIGAAPCSDIEAVIGSTPANSTQCRDVQLQGFLNCGCPTFPGSFCPMCADGFFSIAQPNKQIPILNDMTCEDALFAEIAVENACSDIERTAHFCGCPGAPEPICTLCANGPAPSKPTRRLPPSFTLTCADYSDLVEFSLDESECADAINGTLPIHTSTYCGCVNVSTPVPTCSLCGDAALINADMNVAEPDVTCQELFEMAPFLKDQLYCSALQANFTICCEGGAVPAPTMSPTTAPDRSPQAQTESPSTDLTSGARWHASIWLLCALSVAMVASQTP, encoded by the coding sequence ATGTGGAAACTTTTCTGTGCCGTAGCAGTCTTTGTAGGAGTGATCGCCGTGCGCGTGAACGGCCAACAGTGTACGCTTTGTGCGGATGGCTCGGCCTCCAATCCAAACGGCACAATTGGTGCAGCTCCATGTTCGGACATCGAGGCGGTTATTGGCTCGACACCCGCGAACTCAACCCAGTGCCGTGATGTGCAGCTCCAAGGATTCCTAAATTGTGGCTGCCCTACTTTTCCAGGCTCCTTTTGCCCCATGTGCGCCGATGGTTTCTTCAGCATTGCGCAACCCAACAAACAGATTCCTATTTTGAACGATATGACCTGCGAAGATGCACTATTTGCCGAGATTGCGGTTGAAAACGCTTGCAGCGATATCGAGCGCACGGCCCACTTTTGCGGCTGCCCCGGTGCACCGGAACCTATCTGCACTTTGTGTGCCAACGGACCGGCGCCATCCAAACCTACCCGGCGGCTGCCGCCTAGTTTTACCCTCACCTGCGCTGATTACAGCGACCTTGTCGAGTTTTCATTAGACGAAAGTGAATGCGCCGATGCAATCAACGGAACGCTCCCTATACACACCTCCACATACTGTGGTTGTGTCAATGTCTCTACTCCCGTGCCTACTTGCAGCCTTTGTGGCGACGCCGCTTTGATAAACGCAGACATGAATGTAGCCGAGCCGGATGTAACTTGCCAAGAATTGTTCGAAATGGCTCCATTTTTAAAGGATCAGTTGTATTGCTCCGCCCTGCAAGCTAACTTCACAATATGCTGCGAAGGAGGCGCCGTACCGGCGCCTACAATGTCTCCAACCACTGCGCCAGATCGATCCCCTCAAGCTCAAACGGAGTCGCCATCAACAGATCTTACGAGTGGTGCACGCTGGCATGCAAGTATCTGGCTTCTTTGTGCTCTGTCTGTTGCTATGGTAGCATCCCAAACTCCTTAA
- a CDS encoding predicted protein: MTDDGTYSARFLEDNGLELITDEQGMVTARPLGLNDGQVLEKAVSQPQQHKQKDQKVVEFDRDERIPLIISTQPSIDSHVQTEQPVKQAPAKKHPITEAPAKVVPQTGFNVVLTHCTADFDSLASAVGLAKLWSAQDTSSSTAEANKTFDSASDVPTFVVLPRGAHPGVQRFLALHKHLFPIRSLKSLPSDLSGLNRLALVDAQRRDPHNGCGPPHRSGLDIPATDYVVDKVGSVSTLISESLRKSKILLTEAEATLLALGVHADTGSLCFDSTTPRDAVALAWCLEQGASQVAIAEHAQTSLSAEQQGVLTQALINTNSTAIYGVTLSTVLLSADGFINGLAAVTQDAMELSSSDVFLLALVYEAQAGGRRRKRKGSGSLLTSRLLTKDKSSANPGGNSNNDAQVFEAEAWKGGPEYIKQRRLRSAFDRKDNDDSGFLEVDEITAALASSGVIASPEAVADLIQAIDKDGNGKIDFDEFVAFSEQAETRQLERDALMSKGSTTMIIIGRVKAGVNLKSVKLNKLLEKFGGGGHAKAASATVRLGEEAEASDVLQDLVDELIESSLNEQPTVGDFMTAPVLSVQPEMTEHQVEDLFTRYDVRALPVVNEENDVIGLVTYKEVAAAKQRLWNKEQKRLRRELELVEKGEVVDEADQKVAQERRKGSTVKGWMLQHVQLVEASKTMAEVESILLENDVGCMPVVADGTKKLVGMVTRTDLLRQHRYYPSLHYHNKGFANSIADRKPIIALRKRLKQFDIEE; this comes from the exons ATGACGGACGATGGAACATATTCGGCTCGCTTTTTAGAAGACAATGGCCTGGAACTTATTACGGATGAGCAGGGTATGGTCACAGCACGACCGCTAGGACTCAACGATGGACAGGTTCTTGAAAAGGCTGTATCGCAACCCCAACAACACAAACAGAAAGATCAAAAAGTGGTTGAATTTGATCGTGACGAAAGAATACCATTGATCATCTCGACGCAGCCATCCATCGACAGTCACGTACAGACCGAACAGCCGGTAAAACAAGCCCCGGCGAAAAAGCATCCAATAACGGAGGCACCAGCAAAAGTGGTGCCGCAAACAGGATTTAATGTGGTGCTGACACACTGTACTGCAGATTTCGATTCACTAGCGTCGGCCGTCGGTCTCGCCAAACTCTGGAGTGCGCAAGATACTTCCTCGTCAACAGCGGAAGCCAATAAAACCTTTGATTCAGCGTCGGACGTCCCTACCTTTGTGGTCTTGCCGCGTGGCGCTCATCCTGGTGTTCAGCGATTCTTGGCACTGCACAAACACTTATTTCCAATTCGTTCGCTCAAATCACTACCTTCAGACTTATCGGGGTTGAATCGGTTGGCGCTGGTCGATGCGCAGAGACGGGATC CGCATAACGGTTGTGGACCACCACATCGATCAGGACTTGATATTCCAGCGACTGATTATGTAGTGGACAAGGTTGGTTCTGTATCCACGCTTATTTCAGAAAGCCTTCGTAAATCGAAAATTTTGTTGACGGAGGCCGAAGCAACGTTGTTAGCATTGGGTGTCCATGCTGATACTGGCTCTCTTTGCTTCGATTCGACGACGCCTCGAGATGCTGTAGCGCTGGCATGGTGCTTGGAGCAGGGCGCCAGTCAAGTGGCCATCGCGGAACACGCACAAACTTCGCTCTCAGCTGAACAGCAAGGTGTCTTGACGCAAGCATTGATCAATACGAACTCAACAGCTATTTATGGCGTTACCTTGTCGACTGTGCTGTTATCAGCGGACGGATTCATAAACGGCTTGGCTGCCGTGACGCAAGATGCCATGGAGTTGAGTAGCAGTGACGTTTTTCTTCTAGCGTTAGTATACGAAGCCCAAGCTGGTGGGCGTCGGCGAAAGCGAAAAGGCTCAGGGAGTTTACTGACAAGCCGTTTGTTAACCAAAGATAAGTCTTCCGCCAATCCAGGGGGAAACAGCAACAATGACGCACAGGTATTTGAGGCTGAAGCCTGGAAAGGCGGCCCCGAGTACATTAAACAGCGTCGCTTACGGTCTGCCTTTGATCGCAAAGACAACGATGATAgcggctttttggaagttGATGAAATCACGGCTGCGCTAGCTTCATCGGGCGTGATTGCTTCCCCCGAAGCGGTAGCTGATCTAATTCAAGCTATCGACAAAGATGGCAACGGCAAGATTGACTTCGAtgaatttgttgcatttTCTGAACAGGCTGAGACAAGACAATTGGAAAGAGATGCCCTCATGTCGAAAGGATCAACGACTATGATCATCATTGGCCGAGTGAAAGCGGGAGTCAATCTCAAATCCGTCAAGCTGAACAAGCTGCTAGAAAAgtttggtggtggtggccaCGCAAAGGCAGCTTCCGCAACTGTGCGTCTTGGTGAAGAAGCGGAAGCTTCGGATGTCTTACAGGATCTAGTCGATGAGTTGATCGAATCTAGTTTGAACGAGCAACCCACCGTCGGGGACTTTATGACGGCTCCTGTTCTTTCCGTGCAACCTGAGATGACGGAACATCAAGTTGAAGATCTGTTCACCCGGTACGACGTTCGTGCGTTGCCGGTAGTAAATGAAGAGAACGATGTGATTGGCCTCGTCACCTACAAGGAAGTTGCGGCCGCGAAGCAACGTTTGTGGAACAAGGAGCAGAAGCGACTGCGAAGAGAGCTTGAGTTGGTAGAAAAGGGCGAAGTGGTGGACGAGGCCGATCAGAAGGTAGCCCAAGAGCGACGCAAAGGGTCTACCGTCAAGGGTTGGATGCTGCAACACGTGCAGCTCGTCGAAGCTAGCAAGACAATGGCAGAAGTTGAATCCATTCTGCTTGAAAATGACGTAGGATGTATGCCGGTTGTGGCAGACGGGACGAAAAAGCTGGTCGGTATGGTTACACGAACTGATTTGCTTCGGCAACACCGATACTACCCTTCTCTGCACTATCACAATAAGGGATTCGCTAACTCGATCGCTGACCGAAAACCGATCATTGCTCTACGAAAGAGGTTAAAGCAATTCGATATCGAGGAATAG
- a CDS encoding predicted protein yields MSLPPLSVRKRGVKDPRPYEPTTTQAAEDAVARIMDSLGTAVSPHLGKVNLQKGLYNESSGTSTRYRYERTEESWLERALTTDDDDAMETDELVTGSANSKKPRILERATTPIISNASHRSQDRDEIMSPVPLRSPSPTDDAGITGNDTYLRRTPTTLRTGHVAGPSSRHDALEYGRYHDAVLRFVQVKRRVTERVELKQRSLALQEERTSPRVPFDDAMELVPDDLFIANRDGDALILDETRADVAFLRSLHNLSSDHVNASDARLARKEGNFWLLLSHLRELSLDTLIWADDAASLHQHESSLLAYVDSLAAKVNAAPLELTQALQLNTSECPSLLRRRQCIMRWLEACFHQQLPTGSTRARHATIICDSKLLRQEGLPETDKDAEILKNALALILAGREEDAQILARDSGAPWRAALWSGGKPQGVVHKPNLATETMDRIPTGNPRRALWKRMMWKNAEALHQKGKAAADEAAIAAILSNNLKIALLNPSLRTWEKCLYVAFRCMIGRTEDDLLHKHNNLRRQYRPPFPGTQFAQHELQQLRDTADIAAEDEASVIHNILPSSVFDEVKDDDVVTDATSSFLVGKSSIASYLQDSMADLDDAGEMQLRFLTHLGLYLDSLAVGTTPIFIQGVSDWKNRMLLKYLQYLSTREELWHLLVLYASLLPESVLTSQLPNMLQSLDSQEGRRTIVEQMRELLPRAGLDLVVLQNVVQATLQTTDTENSCVDTPTRLDVQKMRSIAWLSYSQDHTVDALVFSNSLLRHFLLGGRRASAILFVEDFRLESVLELAEGNGEDEAADVDTWRREHMALQYYLDATQAIDHWREIISTVESTTKLIDDRIDIGRLDETDVSVALKIERRALLEEKRKASFSVVRASNSALKALSAVLKYRGGWLLLDYDAASRHCDQNARSAELDALRRKILPHCISSYCEVCMETAVWMSSSMDDAVAQLSESPSAVLDSLDSPQDGEISPIAPFYWPQQALEIANVVASETYGILSAFGTAEKKQLVSDLAEASVANLFYTTKRD; encoded by the coding sequence ATGTCGCTTCCGCCGTTATCGGTGCGCAAACGCGGCGTCAAGGATCCGCGGCCGTACGAGCCAACAACAACCCAGGCGGCGGAGGATGCAGTCGCCCGGATTATGGATTCGTTGGGGACTGCCGTTTCCCCACACTTGGGGAAAGTGAATTTACAGAAAGGACTGTACAATGAGAGCAGTGGCACATCAACACGGTACCGGTACGAGCGTACGGAAGAAAGTTGGTTGGAACGCGCGTTAACaacggacgatgacgacgccaTGGAGACGGACGAACTCGTTACGGGCTCGGCAAATTCCAAAAAGCCGCGGATTCTGGAACGCGCCACGACGCCGATCATAAGTAACGCGAGTCACAGGTCGCAGGACCGCGACGAAATCATGTCTCCCGTCCCTCTCCGTTCACCCTCTCCCACGGATGATGCTGGGATCACCGGGAACGACACTTATCTGCGGCGTACCCCTACCACGCTGCGTACGGGACACGTGGCTGGCCCATCGTCTCGGCACGATGCTCTCGAGTATGGGCGCTATCACGATGCCGTATTGCGCTTCGTACAAGTCAAACGTCGTGTCACGGAACGCGTCGAACTCAAACAACGTTCGTTGGCACTCCAGGAGGAGAGAACCTCACCGCGCGTACCGTTCGACGACGCCATGGAGCTTGTTCCCGACGACCTTTTCATCGCGAACCGGGATGGAGATGCGTTAATCTTGGACGAAACACGAGCGGACGTTGCGTTCTTGCGTTCCTTACACAACCTCTCCTCGGACCATGTCAATGCAAGCGATGCTCGTTTGGCACGCAAAGAGGGCAACTTCTGGCTCCTCCTGTCGCATTTACGAGAGTTGAGTTTAGATACCTTGATCTGGGCTGACGATGCTGCCTCTCTACACCAGCACGAGAGTTCACTGTTGGCCTATGTTGATTCCCTCGCTGCCAAGGTCAACGCCGCCCCACTGGAACTCACGCAGGCATTGCAACTGAATACGTCTGAGTGTCCATCAttgcttcgtcgtcgtcagtgCATCATGCGTTGGCTGGAAGCCTGTTTTCATCAGCAGTTGCCGACAGGATCCACCCGCGCTCGCCATGCCACCATAATTTGTGATTCCAAGCTCCTGCGGCAAGAAGGTTTGCCCGAGACGGACAAGGATGCGGAAATACTGAAAAATGCGTTGGCcttgattttggccggaCGAGAGGAGGACGCACAAATATTGGCTCGTGATAGTGGCGCTCCTTGGCGAGCGGCGCTTTGGAGTGGAGGGAAACCACAAGGTGTCGTGCACAAGCCGAACCTCGCAACCGAGACGATGGATCGGATCCCCACGGGAAATCCCCGCCGTGCTTTGTGGAAGCGCATGATGTGGAAAAATGCCGAAGCGCTGCATCAAAAGGGAAAGGCGGCGGCAGACGAAGCTGCGATTGCCGCCATTCTTTCCAATAATCTTAAGATTGCCCTCTTGAACCCATCCCTCAGGACGTGGGAGAAGTGTCTGTATGTTGCCTTCCGATGCATGATCGGTCGCACCGAAGATGACCTGctacacaaacacaacaatCTTCGTCGGCAATACCGCCCTCCCTTCCCTGGAACACAGTTCGCACAACACGAACTCCAGCAGCTTCGTGACACTGCTGACATTGCTGCTGAAGATGAGGCCTCTGTTATTCATAATATCTTACCAAGCTCtgtttttgacgaagtcAAAGATGACGATGTAGTGACGGATGCCACTTCGAGTTTTCTGGTTGGCAAAAGTTCGATTGCGTCTTACCTACAGGACTCAATGGCGGACTTGGACGATGCAGGAGAAATGCAGCTACGGTTCCTCACCCACCTGGGTTTGTACTTGGATTCACTAGCGGTAGGCACAACGCCAATCTTCATTCAAGGAGTTTCGGACTGGAAGAACAGAATGTTGTTGAAGTACTTGCAGTATTTGTCCACCCGCGAAGAACTATGGCATTTGCTTGTACTTTACGCGTCGTTGCTACCGGAGTCGGTCTTGACGTCTCAACTTCCCAATATGCTGCAAAGCCTTGACAGTCAAGAAGGCCGCAGAACGATTGTTGAACAGATGCGTGAACTTTTACCGCGTGCAGGTTTAGATTTGGTAGTTCTTCAGAATGTGGTACAAGCTACTTTGCAAACGACGGATACAGAGAATTCCTGTGTCGACACTCCCACTCGTTTGGATGTCCAAAAGATGCGCTCGATTGCGTGGCTTTCTTACAGTCAAGACCATACGGTGGATGCTCTCGTATTTTCTAACTCACTGCTACGGCACTTCCTTCTTGGGGGTCGTCGAGCGAGTGCCATACTTTTCGTCGAAGACTTTCGGCTGGAAAGTGTCTTGGAGTTAGCGGAAGGCAATGGAGAAGATGAAGCAGCGGATGTAGACACGTGGCGACGTGAACACATGGCACTGCAATACTACTTGGATGCGACTCAAGCTATTGACCACTGGCGTGAGATTATTTCTACTGTTGAAAGCACCACCAAACTTATTGATGATCGGATCGACATTGGTCGGTTGGATGAAACAGACGTCTCGGTGGCATTGAAGATCGAACGCCGTGCTTTGCTCGAAGAGAAGCGCAAGGCTAGCTTCTCTGTCGTGAGGGCGTCTAATAGCGCACTCAAAGCTCTTTCCGCCGTCCTAAAGTATAGAGGCGGGTGGTTGTTACTGGACTACGATGCCGCATCAAGGCACTGCGACCAAAACGCTCGTTCGGCCGAACTCGATGCCTTGCGCCGCAAAATTTTACCGCATTGTATTTCTAGCTATTGCGAAGTCTGCATGGAGACGGCAGTGTGGATGTCATCCTCCATGGACGATGCTGTTGCTCAACTGAGTGAAAGCCCTTCCGCTGTGTTGGATTCGCTCGACAGTCCCCAGGACGGTGAAATATCTCCAATCGCCCCTTTCTATTGGCCACAGCAAGCATTGGAAATTGCCAATGTTGTTGCATCAGAAACCTATGGTATCCTCTCTGCTTTCGGGACGGCAGAAAAGAAACAGCTCGTTTCCGATTTAGCGGAGGCGTCTGTAGCCAACCTCTTTTATACTACGAAAAGAGACTAG